The following are encoded together in the Malaya genurostris strain Urasoe2022 chromosome 3, Malgen_1.1, whole genome shotgun sequence genome:
- the LOC131439159 gene encoding uncharacterized protein LOC131439159 gives MTSTAKNSLPKNGNASLRKPCAPQGKSNIDNSSKGCRRTAYKTSSVLLSGALEFGLLDSKTRWMPMHRLGTLPSYLRSKRPVTTHDYSNSTINPKKRHNNISTETVEKLEKYTKSKIIPESAQLMNEEQSDTSSIDRWPKLKMASSCARKKHIWASGDTPYEGNNHTKLDQKIQRHDEKTCNKKQINRNRELQQVAKTAQLEACLKSQHSIATFRESLDPEVMQDQNETTNGSWAGPPQKYTKSTQSSDPVNLIDVSNASENENIFNSETSEKLATQGKLLQQIFISNAFVNNNSQTSHIESPEHPEATHARSMLELENLRKDYRILQQTKSLDDIMLQVRSNLLDCLESNKESFKARCEFLTKYEDVDESQVQEFDTLFNTVSDKQRECWEDEKTIAEIEHKIREFKTVRSKLLDILKHLKGDNRKMLGIIRSKASYNHDTSNTHHSQLPAQIFGQVQKWFPGLSRAKISMSKSSKFSTECRGNRKSTW, from the exons ATGACATCGACTGCTAAAAACAGTCTCCCGAAAAATGGGAACGCATCTCTCCGAAAACCTTGTGCTCCACAGGGGAAAAGCAACATTGACAACTCATCGAAAGGTTGTAGGCGTACTGCATACAAGACATCATCGGTGCTGTTATCCGGTGCACTAGAGTTTGGTTTGCTGGACAGTAAGACACGTTGGATGCCAATGCATAGGCTTGGCACTCTACCCAGTTATTTACGATCCAAGCGACCAGTAACGACACATGACTACTCTAATTCTACGATTAACCCGAAGAAACGACACAACAATATAAGCACTGAGACTGTAGAAAAGTTAGAGAAGTATACAAAATCAAAGATCATTCCAGAATCGGCGCAgttaatgaacgaagaacagtCTGATACTTCTTCCATTGATCGGTGGCCTAAACTAAAAATGGCGAGTTCTTGTGCCAGAAAGAAACATATCTGGGCTTCAGGAGATACACCATATGAGGGCAACAATCATACAAAGTTGGACCAGAAAATTCAGCGACACGATGAAAAAACGTGTAATAAGAAACAAATTAATCGAAATCGAGAACTTCAACAAGTAGCAAAAACAGCTCAG CTCGAGGCTTGTCTGAAGAGCCAACACTCGATTGCTACTTTTAGAGAATCCCTAGACCCGGAAGTGATGCAGGATCAAAATGAAACAACGAACGGTTCATGGGCTGGTCCTCcgcaaaaatatacaaaatcaaCTCAAAGCAGTGATCCAGTGAACCTGATCGATGTTAGCAATGCTAGTGAAAATGAGAACATATTTAATTCCGAAACCTCAGAGAAGCTGGCAACGCAAG GGAAACTACTgcaacaaatttttatcagtaatGCATTCGTAAATAACAATTCTCAAACAAGCCACATTGAATCACCTGAACATCCTGAGGCTACCCACGCTCGGTCAATGCTGGAActtgaaaatttgcgaaaagaTTACAGAATTCTCCAGCAAACGAAAAGCCTAGACGACATAATGTTACAGGTTCGTTCGAACCTGCTGGATTGTTTGGAATCTAACAAGGAATCGTTCAAAGCGCGATGTGAATTCCTGACCAAGTATGAGGATGTCGATGAG TCACAGGTTCAAGAGTTCGATACGTTatttaacacggtttctgacaAGCAACGGGAATGTTGGGAGGACGAGAAAACTATTGCGGAAATTGAACACAAAATCCGAGAATTCAAAACCGTTCGATCGAAGTTGTTGGATATACTAAAGCATTTAAAAGGAGACAATCGAAAGATGTTGGGGATAAT TAGAAGCAAGGCTAGTTACAATCACGACACATCGAATACTCATCATAGTCAACTTCCGGCGCAGATATTTGGACAGGTTCAAAAATGGTTTCCTGGACTCAGCCGAGCAAAGATATCAATGTCGAAGTCGAGTAAGTTTTCGACAGAATGTAGAGGGAATCGGAAGAGCACTTGGTAA